In the genome of Odocoileus virginianus isolate 20LAN1187 ecotype Illinois chromosome 17, Ovbor_1.2, whole genome shotgun sequence, the window ATGGAGTCAGATCCCAAGACAGAAAGGAGTTATAGTAGCTGCTGAATTTTACCTATGAGGTCCTGGAAAGCCTTGAAGTGTCTCAAACCAAATACTAAAAGTAACAGGGCTTATGGGAAAAACAGGGTTGTAGCAgatcactacacacacacaaaccaaaacCCAATCCAGCTTTGTACCCAGAGGCCTCATCAAAAAACACCCCAGCAAAGGTGAATCTCCACTTGCATTTACACCTAGAATCTCAGTCAGTCCATCATTCTCAGCTTTATACACTGGGGCCCATGCCCCCTCCTTCAAATCACAGGTCCTTGAAAACTTGCACGTCTAGGGAAGTTTTGTAAAACTTACACATATAATCTGACATGGTTTCTGTTTGTTTACACAGGGGGAAGTATCTCTGCAGTGTCTTCAACTGCACTGCAGCTGCCCCCAGAAAAGCTTACGCGAGGAAAGTAAAGCTGTTCCTGAAGCTATGAGCCAGTCAATTCTTGCACTAAAGGAAGGTCCTTCTCTAAAGATTTTCAGCTTTTgtccttgctttttttcttttttaaattaattatttattttactttacaacattgtattggttttgccatacgttgacttgaatctgccatgggtgtacatgtgttccccatcctgaaccccccacccacctccctccccatcccttccctctgggtcatcctcatcccagtgcaccagccccgagcatccagtatcatgcatcgaacctggactggcgattcattgtttgtttcttgtatttccttTGCTAAGCTTTGTTCTCAATTGTGAGAAAGCCTGCTCATGATAATGTCAGTGACATCtgagccgggggggggggggggggggggcaggtgcGGCAGCAGTGGTAACCAGGTATAAAACACAGCTTCTATCTTACACCGCCATCCCTCCTCTAGGAGCTAAATCACATTCACAAAATACACACTGTAGCAGGGGACAGACAATTCATCCGACACAACCACGGCAGAGCAAGAGAGAGCAGCCAAGCGAGCTAGAGAAGCTGATGGACATTTACTTGCCACTGAGCAGGTCAGTCAGTGAGGATTCAGGCAGTGTCGGGCAGATACCCAGCACCTCTGGGATATCCTGGGAGCTCGCAAGTTCCACAGACCATTCATCCTGGACAGTGAGGCAGGATGCACAGCCAGCCAGCTCCAGAGGACGCTGTGACATGTAGGATGAACCACCCTCCTCGAACAACATCAATGTCTGCCAGGAAATGGAGACATGACCATCTCCGAGTGTGTCCTGGTCTGGAGAGAAGTTCCTCACAAACTATGACCCAATTCTGTTTCCTCTCTGGAGCCTGACAAAGGAAGTGGTCTAGACACAGGCTGGCCTTCAATTTGATCTACATCCACCCTTCTTCCAGGAGACCTAGAACTTCCTTTCCAGACCCCAAGCCAAAATACCCTTCCCCTTTCTGGGGAAGGGTGTGGTGAAGTGGGGCACTCACAGGAGGGCCAGAAGCCACGAGCCGGTACACGTGCCCTGGGTGTAAGAACTCAAACCAGCGGACTGAAGAGCCGAGGAACAGAAGGAGGACCTGACGGGGAGAGCAGGGTCCCTCAGACGAGAGCTGGGGCTCAGGAGGTCAGGTCAGAGGTCCCAGGCCCCAGTTTACCTTCTGATCTGAGTTTTCATCTTCCTTGGGTTCAGGTGGGCACCATCCAgttccctccttcctctgggtGCCCCCAAGCCAGCTCCCTAAGACATGGAAACTGAGGGTGGGCTGGGGCACCTCTGAACTGGCACTTGGGGGCACAGAGAAGTTCCTCTTCATCAGTGCCTCCTTGTGGGACAGCAAGAACAGCCGGCTCTGTTCTACATGGGGACCCTCTGGAGGGGAAGGCTCTGTCCGAGGAGGTATGGAGGAGGTGGCTGAGTGAAGGACGGGTCTGGGCACAGACAAGATCAGGGCATCAGCCAGAAGAAACTGCACATAGACTCTGTTGGGAGAGACAAGGAAGAGGTCTCTTAGCGATGCAGGCACTGTGCCCCAGTGTTCCACCCCCTGCATGGAGACTTCCCcttccacttccctggtggtgggaCCCAGAGGACAACCACCACCCTAAGGACTTACCTGGCCTGCTTCTTCTGGATGAAGTCTGTGGTGCTCAGCTCCTTCCAGGAAGGGAAGCTGCTTCTGACATTCCTTTCTATGACCAACTGGAATCTCTCTGCCCGCACCAGGCAACCTGAGAGGAAGACAGTTTTCTATTTTGGCAAGAGGAGAAGACTGTGGGCTGGAAAGAGAAGCAGCCCACCTCACAGGTCTCATGCTCAATCCAGGCAGGAGCTGCGTGCCTCACACAACGTGAAGGCCCAGGCCTGACCCCCACCTTGGAGGAGTGGTACCTCCAAGATAGAAACTGTTCCATCAGCACAGCCAATCCCACCCCTGGCCTCCTAGGTTGAGAGGCCTGATTCTTTCTCATAAAGCCCTAAAACACCTGTTCTGAGGTCTGAGAAGCTTTCCTCTCCAGGGTTTCCCTGGCTACAAGCCTCAATAACTCCAAGTAAGACCATTCCTCTTCCAAACTAGGGATGTGAGAAATGGAAGCTGTCATCCTGGTGTGTCTGTGAGGAGTTACAGAGGGAGAAATGAATGTTGGGAATTGTGATTCTGGCCAGGAACCCCTGGCTCCTTTACACCACCCGCCCATACCAGCCTCCTAAACCACTCCCCAGACTTGTTGATCAACATAAGCCACTTAAGCATCTCTACTGAATCCTGGCAGAAGGTCTCTCCCACACTCCCCAGTTCAGAGACCCTCTTTCCCACTCCCATCATCTTCTTGCCACCACTGAACTCCAAACCTATGAGCCTGGGGTCAGTGAGGGGCTGCAAGGGCTGGGCCAGGAGTAGGCAGGACAGGGAACCGCTCTGGTCCCGAAGTTGCAGACACCCTTTACGAGATGAAGGCACCAGGACCCCAAGTAGTACCTGCAAGGACATGAAGGCCTAGGCATCAAGTTTCACTAAACAAATACACAAAGcatctaccatgtgccaggcatagtGTAAACTGTTAGAGCTACAAAATGAACCACAAAGACATGATCTCAGAGCTTAAAGAATTTATCCTGAAGTGGGGTAGAAAGATTGGGGGAAATGCACCTGTATTCACACATTTAGCAGCCGGAGGGAAAGTTTACAGATCGAGGTAAGAGCCAGGAGACCATGGAGGACAAGACAACAGGGGGTTTGGGTTTGACTTTATACACTCTGGGAAAAACAAGAGAaggatttaaataaattaagagttttgtAAACCATGTTACATTTTACCCCACCCATTTCTAGTCACTGCAGGGGAGTGGATTAGAGGGGTCGAGGAAGAGACACAGTGGTCTACTAAGAAGGCTAGTGCCATCAAAACGACAAGAAAGGACTATGGCAGTGGTAGTGGAAATGGCAAACAGAGAAAGTCTCTGGACCCCTGCTGGAGCCACACTCACCGGGGCAGGGTGGAATGCAGAAGGCAGCAGACACTGCCAGGACCAGGCCAGGCGCTGATTGAGTTGCCAACTGGGCAAGTGAGAAGCCtctgggaggggaagaagggtCTTAGGATCAAAGGAGGCCCAGGCCCTGCGCTTCGCTTCCTCTTTCAGAACAGCCAAAGTAGGGAAAAAGCAGGGGGTCTGCAGCTGGGTGTACTGTCGAGAGACAAGACATCAGGTTACATGTCCCCTGTGCCCGGGTGTCCCTCAGGGTGTTAGATCTGCCACCCATACCCCAACATCCTCAGACCTTCTGGAGTGGACAGTGGTGGGGCTCTTCAAGGATCTCGCTGTGTGTGTTCCGACCAGGGCAGCCAGGTGGAATGAGAACCTCCAAGATCGGGGCCAGGATCTGTAGTCCCAGGCCAGGGTCCCCAGGTGACGAATACTTCAGGAACTGGTGGTATCTCAGCACGTGAGGACACAGCCTTGGCCACGGAGAGAAGCGGAGTCACTTCCCCCAGAGACTCTTCCAGAATATGGCTTCCCTGAGACAAAGTGGCCCACCCCTcaccacctccccagccccaaTCCGCATCCTCCTCACTTGCAGGCCAGATCCTTCAGGGCCTTGGTGGCCCACAGGTAGACGGGGAGTCCTAACTGGTGCTCCCATACCAGCTGCTCATACAGGGAGCCCTGGGGAacttgctgggaaaactgagtctCGGGCACCTGGTGAGAAAAGCCCCGAAGCAGAACGGCGCCACGAAGGCAGGGGGCTAATATGGGTCTTCTCGTCCCCCCGCCCACTGACTGCAGGAGGTGAACATCCTGGAGCtgtggagacagaagagatgaaaaAGCAACTCAGTAGTCCCAGACAGAGGAAATGCAGTTTGCCACTGCCTGGGTCATACGAAACACACAATTTCTCCTTTACAGGTTACTTCCCTCCAGCTCTGTCTTGCTTTCATCATGACCCACTCCCCTGTGGTAAATAAGCCTTCATCTCCCAGGAGCCACACTCAGCCTTTCTGTGGGCCAGAGGGCTCACTGGGCTGCCCGAGGTTATCCTGGCCCCACACCTgtgcttcagctccagcatctcCTCCTCCATTGAGAAGGTCCTTCTAGAAAGGAGATGCTCTGGACCCACCTGCTCCTCCCAGGGCCCTAATCTCCACTCCTGATCTGAGCTCTCATCCAAATCATTATTAACAAAAGCGCCTCGCACTCCAacgcatttattatttttataattttgttgtagGGATGTCGAcctgctccaaaaaaaaaagaccaacccATAAAGGTAAGAGAGTCCCTCTTTGTCACCAGCCCTGACCCCCTCACATACCTCCAGACGGACTCCTGGTCGTACCACCCGCCTGAGGCCGTGGAACTGCTGGTAGGCGAGGCAGAGCTCCAGCTTCCTGTCCAGCTCATAGAGGCCCGCAGGCTGATTCAGTGTATCAGTGACCATCCCCTGCAAAGAAGTCAAAGGGCCAGGTGATCCCCAGGCCCTTCCTCTTTGGAGACCCCACAATTcctgcccccccaccaccacccaggctCAGGAACTTCTCCCTCATGCGCACCGTGTAGGATAAGAGTATGGAGTCCCGGACAAGACAGTCTGGACTTGGACCCTTCTTATTCTGGGGGCAGCTGGGCTGGGGCAGTGATTGGGGGTCGGCCTCCAAGGGGGCTCCGGCCAGCTTGATTTCCAGCTCTCGCACACATTCTGGTTTCAGCGGCAAcagctgggaggaggggctggtcATCCACACCCGGTAACGGTGACCAGGGAGCTTGGACACTCGCAGTTCTGTTAGCACGTAGGCTCTACCAGGACAGAGGGTTCGGTGCCACACCAGCTGGGCAGGGACCTGGCTTGTGCAGAAGCAGGTGACACAATACATGAGAGGCTTCCCACGTCCTGTCTCTCTGCAGGAGCTCCTCCCCAGCACCATGTCACCTCAAGGACTGGCTCCTTGAGAACCTTTCcttacctctttctttttctcttccttacttCTTTATCTTTCCTGTTTGCCAATTAAATCTTAAGCCTCAGAACTCTCAGGATCTCTCCCCTCTCATAGGAGATGGCAAACATTTCCTAATCCCTCCCCCAAGGCACACACCATCTGTACAGCttcctccaaaatatataaatgtttcatGCAGACAATTTTGCCCTTGCATTTCCCCTATCCCACTCCGCATACAGACCAGCCATGCAAAAAACTTTCACTTATTTAATCAATATGAACATGGTATGTGTGTATCCAGTATGGGGACAGATGTTAAGGGAAATAACATAGACTGTTCTCTCTTCTCTAAGATATATCAAACCACTGGGAAACACAGACACAAAACCCAAGTAATAACATGGAGCCATACATGATCAAGTggcaaaaacaacacaaatttgtaaggtttcagagaaagaaaagaggtcaGGATGGGCTGGGATGATCAGGAAGGCCAAGTGACAGAAACTGAACTTTCCAGGGTCCTAAAGGCCATCTCTGGTTTGCTGaagtggagaggagagaggaagaggaaggtgtttcaaacaagaaaaaacaatatAGAAATGCTCAGAACTCAGAATAAGCAAGGCAAGGAAAACCCTGGCCAGGACAGAGGAGGAATGTTCTTGGGGGTGGCGGGAGACAAAATGGAAGAGCCAAGATGAAGGAAAAAATCCAGCAATAACATGCTGAAGACTTTTAATCAATTAGAAAGGGAGAATCATCCaagtaggaaaataaataaaccccagaAGGTATCATGTGGAATGCACAAGGGGCCAACAAGGAGTTATTGAAGAAAtttaagcaaaaaggaaaaagttacaTAGAGAAGACCATTAATAAATATAACCATCTTTTAGGGCA includes:
- the CTC1 gene encoding CST complex subunit CTC1 isoform X1, yielding MMAACRADAPTSETRVQFLGQEDPLDQQVATYSSTLAGKSHGQRSLEQAWLEVAQAFVQETLCPPGKEPDVQLTQLVIDCVKTTWLSQGTSQGLTLPLSYSFVSVKDLRTHQRLPCCSHLSWSSTVYQAWAQEAGPHGVPLPRERLLLLGTLTDLSGNLEQECRNGSLYIKDNTGALDCELIDLDLSWLGHLFLFPSWSYLPPLMKSPGEGHVELWGTPVPVFPLTISPGPLTPIPVVYPEMASRLLRHRSKHRNVQPNLAGKLIRFSALVQSRKKAYFVLFLGGSSPAGSQVSVIVQVPAQLVWHRTLCPGRAYVLTELRVSKLPGHRYRVWMTSPSSQLLPLKPECVRELEIKLAGAPLEADPQSLPQPSCPQNKKGPSPDCLVRDSILLSYTGMVTDTLNQPAGLYELDRKLELCLAYQQFHGLRRVVRPGVRLELQDVHLLQSVGGGTRRPILAPCLRGAVLLRGFSHQVPETQFSQQVPQGSLYEQLVWEHQLGLPVYLWATKALKDLACKLCPHVLRYHQFLKYSSPGDPGLGLQILAPILEVLIPPGCPGRNTHSEILEEPHHCPLQKYTQLQTPCFFPTLAVLKEEAKRRAWASFDPKTLLPLPEASHLPSWQLNQRLAWSWQCLLPSAFHPAPVLLGVLVPSSRKGCLQLRDQSGSLSCLLLAQPLQPLTDPRLIGCLVRAERFQLVIERNVRSSFPSWKELSTTDFIQKKQARVYVQFLLADALILSVPRPVLHSATSSIPPRTEPSPPEGPHVEQSRLFLLSHKEALMKRNFSVPPSASSEVPQPTLSFHVLGSWLGGTQRKEGTGWCPPEPKEDENSDQKVLLLFLGSSVRWFEFLHPGHVYRLVASGPPTLMLFEEGGSSYMSQRPLELAGCASCLTVQDEWSVELASSQDIPEVLGICPTLPESSLTDLLSGNFADSLVSFSAEIVSHLWMKPGTSGAVKRCVKLTVALETADYKFPPHLDVYIEDPHLPPPLGLLPGARVYFHQLEKRVSRSHNVYCCFRSSTCVQVLHFPPDATVSAPLPHIYLAELLQGDKAPFRATASCHVVSVFSLHLLWVCAHCTSICPQGRCPRQSPTCPAQTSVSRASIRLLVEDGTAEAVVTCRNHQVAAVLGLCPSEWTSLLEFVRGPGKVALQFTGPGAQLESSAEVDEPLTLFLWTLCTSFSVLRPMVFSFELERKPSKIIPLEAPRLQQFQCGESPFLTRVNPKIRLSCLSVQEPEHPSAPGP
- the CTC1 gene encoding CST complex subunit CTC1 isoform X3 encodes the protein MMAACRADAPTSETRVQFLGQEDPLDQQVATYSSTLAGKSHGQRSLEQAWLEVAQAFVQETLCPPGKEPDVQLTQLVIDCVKTTWLSQGTSQGLTLPLSYSFVSVKDLRTHQRLPCCSHLSWSSTVYQAWAQEAGPHGVPLPRERLLLLGTLTDLSGNLEQECRNGSLYIKDNTGALDCELIDLDLSWLGHLFLFPSWSYLPPLMKSPGEGHVELWGTPVPVFPLTISPGPLTPIPVVYPEMASRLLRHRSKHRNVQPNLAGKLIRFSALVQSRKKAYFVLFLGGSSPAGSQVSVIVQVPAQLVWHRTLCPGRAYVLTELRVSKLPGHRYRVWMTSPSSQLLPLKPECVRELEIKLAGAPLEADPQSLPQPSCPQNKKGPSPDCLVRDSILLSYTGMVTDTLNQPAGLYELDRKLELCLAYQQFHGLRRVVRPGVRLELQDVHLLQSVGGGTRRPILAPCLRGAVLLRGFSHQVPETQFSQQVPQGSLYEQLVWEHQLGLPVYLWATKALKDLACKLCPHVLRYHQFLKYSSPGDPGLGLQILAPILEVLIPPGCPGRNTHSEILEEPHHCPLQKYTQLQTPCFFPTLAVLKEEAKRRAWASFDPKTLLPLPEASHLPSWQLNQRLAWSWQCLLPSAFHPAPVLLGVLVPSSRKGCLQLRDQSGSLSCLLLAQPLQPLTDPRLIGCLVRAERFQLVIERNVRSSFPSWKELSTTDFIQKKQARVYVQFLLADALILSVPRPVLHSATSSIPPRTEPSPPEGPHVEQSRLFLLSHKEALMKRNFSVPPSASSEVPQPTLSFHVLGSWLGGTQRKEGTGWCPPEPKEDENSDQKVLLLFLGSSVRWFEFLHPGHVYRLVASGPPTLMLFEEGGSSYMSQRPLELAGCASCLTVQDEWSVELASSQDIPEVLGICPTLPESSLTDLLSGNFADSLVSFSAEIVSHLWMKPGTSGAVKRCVKLTVALETADYKFPPHLDVYIEDPHLPPPLGLLPGARVYFHQLEKRVSRSHNVYCCFRSSTCVQVLHFPPDATVSAPLPHIYLAELLQGDKAPFRATASCHVVSVFSLHLLWVCAHCTSICPQVSSPEPHLPRSDICKPGQHQAPGGGWDCRSCGDL
- the CTC1 gene encoding CST complex subunit CTC1 isoform X4 yields the protein MKSPGEGHVELWGTPVPVFPLTISPGPLTPIPVVYPEMASRLLRHRSKHRNVQPNLAGKLIRFSALVQSRKKAYFVLFLGGSSPAGSQVSVIVQVPAQLVWHRTLCPGRAYVLTELRVSKLPGHRYRVWMTSPSSQLLPLKPECVRELEIKLAGAPLEADPQSLPQPSCPQNKKGPSPDCLVRDSILLSYTGMVTDTLNQPAGLYELDRKLELCLAYQQFHGLRRVVRPGVRLELQDVHLLQSVGGGTRRPILAPCLRGAVLLRGFSHQVPETQFSQQVPQGSLYEQLVWEHQLGLPVYLWATKALKDLACKLCPHVLRYHQFLKYSSPGDPGLGLQILAPILEVLIPPGCPGRNTHSEILEEPHHCPLQKYTQLQTPCFFPTLAVLKEEAKRRAWASFDPKTLLPLPEASHLPSWQLNQRLAWSWQCLLPSAFHPAPVLLGVLVPSSRKGCLQLRDQSGSLSCLLLAQPLQPLTDPRLIGCLVRAERFQLVIERNVRSSFPSWKELSTTDFIQKKQARVYVQFLLADALILSVPRPVLHSATSSIPPRTEPSPPEGPHVEQSRLFLLSHKEALMKRNFSVPPSASSEVPQPTLSFHVLGSWLGGTQRKEGTGWCPPEPKEDENSDQKVLLLFLGSSVRWFEFLHPGHVYRLVASGPPTLMLFEEGGSSYMSQRPLELAGCASCLTVQDEWSVELASSQDIPEVLGICPTLPESSLTDLLSGNFADSLVSFSAEIVSHLWMKPGTSGAVKRCVKLTVALETADYKFPPHLDVYIEDPHLPPPLGLLPGARVYFHQLEKRVSRSHNVYCCFRSSTCVQVLHFPPDATVSAPLPHIYLAELLQGDKAPFRATASCHVVSVFSLHLLWVCAHCTSICPQGRCPRQSPTCPAQTSVSRASIRLLVEDGTAEAVVTCRNHQVAAVLGLCPSEWTSLLEFVRGPGKVALQFTGPGAQLESSAEVDEPLTLFLWTLCTSFSVLRPMVFSFELERKPSKIIPLEAPRLQQFQCGESPFLTRVNPKIRLSCLSVQEPEHPSAPGP
- the CTC1 gene encoding CST complex subunit CTC1 isoform X2, with the protein product MTSRANPPSSLRALVRGRNRGRMMAACRADAPTSEQAWLEVAQAFVQETLCPPGKEPDVQLTQLVIDCVKTTWLSQGTSQGLTLPLSYSFVSVKDLRTHQRLPCCSHLSWSSTVYQAWAQEAGPHGVPLPRERLLLLGTLTDLSGNLEQECRNGSLYIKDNTGALDCELIDLDLSWLGHLFLFPSWSYLPPLMKSPGEGHVELWGTPVPVFPLTISPGPLTPIPVVYPEMASRLLRHRSKHRNVQPNLAGKLIRFSALVQSRKKAYFVLFLGGSSPAGSQVSVIVQVPAQLVWHRTLCPGRAYVLTELRVSKLPGHRYRVWMTSPSSQLLPLKPECVRELEIKLAGAPLEADPQSLPQPSCPQNKKGPSPDCLVRDSILLSYTGMVTDTLNQPAGLYELDRKLELCLAYQQFHGLRRVVRPGVRLELQDVHLLQSVGGGTRRPILAPCLRGAVLLRGFSHQVPETQFSQQVPQGSLYEQLVWEHQLGLPVYLWATKALKDLACKLCPHVLRYHQFLKYSSPGDPGLGLQILAPILEVLIPPGCPGRNTHSEILEEPHHCPLQKYTQLQTPCFFPTLAVLKEEAKRRAWASFDPKTLLPLPEASHLPSWQLNQRLAWSWQCLLPSAFHPAPVLLGVLVPSSRKGCLQLRDQSGSLSCLLLAQPLQPLTDPRLIGCLVRAERFQLVIERNVRSSFPSWKELSTTDFIQKKQARVYVQFLLADALILSVPRPVLHSATSSIPPRTEPSPPEGPHVEQSRLFLLSHKEALMKRNFSVPPSASSEVPQPTLSFHVLGSWLGGTQRKEGTGWCPPEPKEDENSDQKVLLLFLGSSVRWFEFLHPGHVYRLVASGPPTLMLFEEGGSSYMSQRPLELAGCASCLTVQDEWSVELASSQDIPEVLGICPTLPESSLTDLLSGNFADSLVSFSAEIVSHLWMKPGTSGAVKRCVKLTVALETADYKFPPHLDVYIEDPHLPPPLGLLPGARVYFHQLEKRVSRSHNVYCCFRSSTCVQVLHFPPDATVSAPLPHIYLAELLQGDKAPFRATASCHVVSVFSLHLLWVCAHCTSICPQGRCPRQSPTCPAQTSVSRASIRLLVEDGTAEAVVTCRNHQVAAVLGLCPSEWTSLLEFVRGPGKVALQFTGPGAQLESSAEVDEPLTLFLWTLCTSFSVLRPMVFSFELERKPSKIIPLEAPRLQQFQCGESPFLTRVNPKIRLSCLSVQEPEHPSAPGP